The nucleotide sequence AAGCAAAATAAGTTTGCGATACAAATCGCCAATGCTGTGCGTTTGCCAATGGATAGGGTCACGCTCAAAGAAAGCTAGCCGTTTGCTTTCTCCGGCTTCTTGCCCATTGTGAATAAGCGGCACGCCTTCACCTAGAACAGACAACGCAATACAAGCTTCAAGGGCGTCGCCAAATTGTTCTCGCTGTGTACCATCCCAGGCGTTTTTATCGTGATTGCTAACAAACGTCATTCTCAAGGCTGATTTAGGCCATGCCCGTTCGTTCCAAGAATAGTACTTGCGAAGCCTGTCTAGCGAACATCGACCGTGGGCTAACTCGTGCAATGTCTCATTCCAGCTCCACCCATAGGTCATATTAAAGGCCTGTTCGTGGAGGTCGCGGCTTTCCCATTCGGCTAACAGGAATACAGGCTTGATTGCATCAAGTGCTTGCCTCGCCTGAACCCAAAAGTCATTGGGTACGTAACCTGCTACGTCGCACCGAAACCCATCGATATCGAAGGCGTTCACCCAGTAACACATGGCCTTAATCATGTACTCTCTTAATCCTACTTGGTCATAGTCAAATTCAACAATGTCTGACCAATCCCACCATGGTGAAGGTCTAAAGTCGCCTTTATAGTCCTTTGCATACCATTGGGGATGCAGATCGACTAAATGGCAATCCCAAGCACTGTGATTGGGCACCCAGTCGATAATGACCTTCAGATGACGCAAATGGGCTTCATCAACCAGCTTTTTAAAGTCATTTTTATTGCCAAACTCAGGGTTAATTTCGAGATAATCTTTCACGGCATAAGGGCTACCCAACTTCCCTTTTCGATTCACTTCTCCAATGGGATGAATGGGCATTATCCAAAGGGTAGTCACCCCTAAGGCGGCTAAGCGGTCTAAGTGTTCGATAACGCCATTAAAATCACCAGAACGGGAAAACTGGCGGGTATTTATCTGATAAATAACGCCATATTGAGTCCACTTCGGTTGCTCGACCTTATACAAGTGTTGAGGTTGGTAATTTGATGTCAAAGGGTTCCCCTCCTTATGCGATAAGAATGTCACGGGAGTGCACGTCGTTCTCTCGCGAATAACTGGCGGTTAAAAAGAATTACGCGCCTAACCTAAAAACAGCACACTCGATTTAACCCCCGCCGTGTATTCGTTCTTGCATGGTTTATTCAACGTTTTTAATTTTGTTTCTATTTACAAGCGCTTGCTAAAGTTGCTTGCCTCAAAGATAGCCGCTACAGTGAGGCTCAAACGACTCATTAGGATCCTTCATGCGCCTTGCTGTATTACTGTTTTTATTTAGCCTCATTGCTCAAACAACCTGTTTCGCGGCCTCTGTGTTTAAAGTGTCTAAAGGAGAAGATTATCTCTACGTGGGTGGAACACTGCATTTACTGAGCGAGTCTGATTACCCCCTTCCAACTCAGTATAGTCAAGCCTATGAGCAATCAGATTTGGTGGTATTTGAGACCGATTTAGCAGCCCTTGATAGCCCGGAGTTTTTACAGCATATGCTATCAGCCCTCACCTATCAAAAGGGTGAACGCCTTACAGATGCACTGAGTCAAACCACCATAACGTCATTAACCGCACATCTTGAAAAAAGAGGCCTGACACTACAACAGTTTAATCACTTTAAACCCGCCATGATGAGTATGACCTTAAGCATGGTGGAGTTGCAGAGGATGGGGTTGACCAGCGAAGGTGTAGACAAGCACTTTCATCATAAGGCCTCGTTGGAAGGAAAACCCATTGCATGGCTAGAGACCCCGGAACAACAGATTGCATTTATCGCACAAATGGGCCAAGGGGATCCCGATGCATTCATGCAATACACATTAAAAGATTTAGCGCAGTTACCTGAACTACTGCCCGAACTTAAAAGTAGTTGGAGTTCAGGTGACTTAGATAAAATGTATAACGAGAGTTTGGCTGATTTTGCGAAGCAATACCCCAATGTATTTGACACCTTAATCACGCAAAGAAACAACGCCTGGATGCGAGATTTAAACCATTATCTCGCTTCCCCTGAAGTGGAATTTGTATTAGTGGGCGCACTGCATTTACCGGGCAATGTGGGCGTGTTAAACCAGCTCAGAGAGCAAGGTTACGAGGTTGAAAAGGTCAAGTAGTGTAAAGATTACGGTGGCAGTTATCTTTTTGCATACATTTTGCGTAGACACACATAGTTAAAACTCGAAAAAACAAATAAATGGTGTTTTTTTATTTTGAATCTGGAGTAAATACTATGATTTTTAATGTGTTACGTAACGTTTTATTGGTAGGCGCACTGTCTGCTCTTACCGTTGGGTGTGCGTCTATGGGTGATGGTTCTGTCGCTGAAAAGCGACAAGCTATATTAGATATGCAACAAAATGCCCTTGCCCGCTTATACACAGAAAAACCTGACACACGCTCTCAAATTCGCGACGCGGCGGGTTATGCCGTATTTACCAATGCAAATGTGAATGTCATCTTTTTTGCTGCCGGCACCGGTTATGGAGTGGTGAACAATAATGTGACCGGCGCGAAAACCTATATGAATATGGCGGAAGGCGGTGTTGGCCTTGGACTTGGTGCGAAAGATTACCGAGTCGTGATGGTTTTCCACACACAAAAAGCCATGAACTACTTCATCGAAAATGGGTGGACCGTTGGCGGTAACGCTGACGCAGCCGCCAAAGCCGGTAATAAAGGCGCGTCTGCCGAGGGAGAAGGCTATCTCGGCAACGTGACGGTTTACACGATGACAGAGAGCGGTTTAGCCCTACAAGCAACCGTTAAAGGCACTAAGTTTTGGGTAGATAAAGCGCTTAACTAAGTGGTGTATGTACGCCAGCGACAATCAAAAGGAGGCGCTTAGCTTCCTTTTGATTTGTTCTCCACAATGTTCATCCACTGCGCTCGCGTACAGTTTTCCAATAATTCAAATGCTTCTTTTACAATGTTTTTCCCTTGAACAAAAGCATGCTTTTCCGCTGCGTTATCAAGACGTGAGGCGAGAAGCTTTTCTCTGCTGCCATCTCGCCCGGGGTGGTTTGATAAAAAGACATCAATATTCTGCGCCTCAACGTACCCTTTCATGATTTGCGCCGATTCAGTGTACGACTGAATGCGCTGCACATCTGAGCCATAATTAAGACCCGTCCCACCCCACAACACCGCGCGATGAGGTTCATCACCATCATACACGGGGAAAACCAGCGACAATGTACCCGGCGTGTGACCAGGCGTGACATGGAAAGTAAGCGTTGTACCATCAATGTTAAGGGTATCACCATCGTTGACGGCCATATCTTTTTTTGGCTTTGCGCCCCAACGCCGACTGACAAAACTGTCATGCTCCAGTAATTCCCACTCTAATTCACTCATGACGATACGAGGGTTAAAGCGTTTCACAACCGCGTTAAAACCGCCGTAATGATCGCCATGGCCATGAGAGATAATCAAGTGGGAGACAGGTTTATCTTCTAGGCCAAGCGTTTTAAGCCCCGCAAAGATGTATTTTTCCGCTTGTTCGTCGCTATTAAGCGCATCGACCAATACGATGGTTTTACCGGTATCGATGGCCCAACTTGCTACATTCCCCGCCCCAACGTAATAAAGGTTGTCGAACACCTTTTGTGGCGGAATGTGCCGGCGAGCGCGTCTATTCGTATTTCCCTTACTCGCTTTTCTTTGTTCAGTCAGTGATGGGGTGTCAGCAGTCCGGCGCTCGGGACGCGTGTCTTTACTTACGCCGGATTGAAACATATTGCGTGGTTCACGGCTGATATCACACAGGCTGGCCAGGCCCGGAAAGAAGGTAGCGCTTTCCAGCCCCTTTTCAGCATAGTCTTGTGCTGTTAACCCATCACTTTTGGCGCTATTGCTCAACAGCACAGTTGCCGTGAGCAATAACGGTACTGTTGCCTTTAAAATGTCCAATTCACCCCTAACCATAACCTTCTGCCATCCTCAACATATCCATACTCTGCATAGCGCATGGTTTTATCAAACGCATTGTACAGACCTGTCTGTAGTTTTACATTACGGGTAAGCTTGGTGTTGTAACCGATGTCGAACAATCCAATACCTGGCGATAATACCGAACGGGAAGAAACCGAAGTCAACGCCGCTTCCTCCCCTCTTACTGTCCATCTTGACCAGAGTTCGCCTGTATCTGAAAGGCGGTAGGTCGAATTTAAGGTAAAGAGATGCTTGGGCTG is from Alteromonas australica and encodes:
- a CDS encoding alpha-amylase family glycosyl hydrolase, translating into MTSNYQPQHLYKVEQPKWTQYGVIYQINTRQFSRSGDFNGVIEHLDRLAALGVTTLWIMPIHPIGEVNRKGKLGSPYAVKDYLEINPEFGNKNDFKKLVDEAHLRHLKVIIDWVPNHSAWDCHLVDLHPQWYAKDYKGDFRPSPWWDWSDIVEFDYDQVGLREYMIKAMCYWVNAFDIDGFRCDVAGYVPNDFWVQARQALDAIKPVFLLAEWESRDLHEQAFNMTYGWSWNETLHELAHGRCSLDRLRKYYSWNERAWPKSALRMTFVSNHDKNAWDGTQREQFGDALEACIALSVLGEGVPLIHNGQEAGESKRLAFFERDPIHWQTHSIGDLYRKLILLKKSKSVLGNGNYGARMTQIPNTKMDKVFSFVRHNKEEKVFVIINFSSEAVSVSFEPPLFEANYTHWSSKESRVFSSDTTRKLSPWQFEVWVS
- a CDS encoding TraB/GumN family protein; translation: MRLAVLLFLFSLIAQTTCFAASVFKVSKGEDYLYVGGTLHLLSESDYPLPTQYSQAYEQSDLVVFETDLAALDSPEFLQHMLSALTYQKGERLTDALSQTTITSLTAHLEKRGLTLQQFNHFKPAMMSMTLSMVELQRMGLTSEGVDKHFHHKASLEGKPIAWLETPEQQIAFIAQMGQGDPDAFMQYTLKDLAQLPELLPELKSSWSSGDLDKMYNESLADFAKQYPNVFDTLITQRNNAWMRDLNHYLASPEVEFVLVGALHLPGNVGVLNQLREQGYEVEKVK
- a CDS encoding lipid-binding SYLF domain-containing protein, whose amino-acid sequence is MIFNVLRNVLLVGALSALTVGCASMGDGSVAEKRQAILDMQQNALARLYTEKPDTRSQIRDAAGYAVFTNANVNVIFFAAGTGYGVVNNNVTGAKTYMNMAEGGVGLGLGAKDYRVVMVFHTQKAMNYFIENGWTVGGNADAAAKAGNKGASAEGEGYLGNVTVYTMTESGLALQATVKGTKFWVDKALN
- a CDS encoding MBL fold metallo-hydrolase; protein product: MDILKATVPLLLTATVLLSNSAKSDGLTAQDYAEKGLESATFFPGLASLCDISREPRNMFQSGVSKDTRPERRTADTPSLTEQRKASKGNTNRRARRHIPPQKVFDNLYYVGAGNVASWAIDTGKTIVLVDALNSDEQAEKYIFAGLKTLGLEDKPVSHLIISHGHGDHYGGFNAVVKRFNPRIVMSELEWELLEHDSFVSRRWGAKPKKDMAVNDGDTLNIDGTTLTFHVTPGHTPGTLSLVFPVYDGDEPHRAVLWGGTGLNYGSDVQRIQSYTESAQIMKGYVEAQNIDVFLSNHPGRDGSREKLLASRLDNAAEKHAFVQGKNIVKEAFELLENCTRAQWMNIVENKSKGS